The Microscilla marina ATCC 23134 nucleotide sequence TGCTTTTGTTAATTTGGTTATGAACTAATCAGTGAATTACGAGGTAACATTGTTTGAAGTTGTATAAATTGCCGTGAAACCACTGGTTACGTAAGCCAACTATCAATATCTATCTTATGAAAATATATTCAACAGTTAAAAAAGGAGAGCTACACCCTGTATATTGTGAAGATTTTCTCATTAGTACATTTATGGGGGAAAGTTATTATTTGGGAGCGGTGCTCGATGGTTGTTCATCAGGCGAAGATTCTCATTTTGCTTCAGCATTGATGGGCAAATTGCTCAAAAAAATAAGCAAAGGTATTTCTCAGGAAGAACGCTTATTGTTTGAGTCTCCGCCACCTAGTGCCGAGAAAATAGCCACACAGGTGCTTCAAAAATTATTTTGGGAGCTACGCGATGCTCGCAAACAATTGGGGCTTGCCAATACCGAAATTTTATCGACTTTGATTTTGCTGGTGTACGATGAAAACCTCAAGCAAGCTTATATTATGTCTATTGGTGATGGTATAATAGCCATTGATGGCAAAATTACGGAGATAGACCAAGAAAATATGCCTGATTATATGGCGTATCATCTCAACCACAGTTTTGATCAATGGCAGCAAAAGCAAGAACATATTTTTAAGGTAGATCAGCCCAAAGATATTAGTATTTCTACTGATGGCATTGATACTTTTCGCACCCATAAAACAGATAATCCCGCTGATTTTAGCCCAATAGAGTTTTTGTTGCTGGACAATACGCTCGAAAGTACTCAAAATATGCTGAGCCGTAAAGTCAACATCTTACAAAAACAGTATGGTTATTTGCCAGCTGATGATTTGAGTATTCTCAGAATTAAGTTTTAACTTGGTTGACCCCATAGCACAATGAAAGCAATTACTGAAAATGGTCATACCATTACAATTGATGATCAATATGAAATAAGGCGGGGAGGCGAAGGTAAAATTCTGACCATTCCTGAGCGCCCTGATCAGGTGGCCAAAATATATCTTGACCCAAACGTAACACACTTGGGTCAAGCCCAAAAAGATGCCTTAAGCGTGTTAGATGCTACTTATTTTGTGCGCCCAATTGATTTGATTTATCAAAAAAAAGGCAAAAAAGCCAACACTCAAAAGGGGGCTATAGGTTTCACGATGGAGTATTTGCCTCCCGATTTTGTGCCATTGGCGGCTTTGTTCAAAAAAAACTATTGTACAACCAACCAAATAGACGCTGGCTTTAAAAATGATTTGATTCAACAGTTGCCCTCAATTGTAGACCAGGCGCATAGTCAGGACATTGTCATTGGCGACCTGAGTGGTTACAATATTATGGTAAACCCACAAGGTACCCTCAAGTTTATAGATGTAGACGCTTATGAAACCCCCATTCATACTCATTCGGGGGTATTGTTTGACGAAATCAGGGATTACTTGTATAAAGGCATTGTGTCAAAAAACAGCGATTATTTTGCTTTGTCAGTAGTGGTTTTTAACCTCCTTACTTATATGCACCCTTTCAAGGGGGTTCATAAGCTATACAAGGCAATGGCAGAGCGTATGGTGCGTAAGATTCCAGTATTTGCCAACGACTCCAACCTTATCATACCTAAATGTTACCTACCAGTAAAAGATGTAGCTTTACAGCAACAATTTGAATTGTTGTATGTTGAAGGTGAACGGTTTATGCTTACGGTAGGGCAACCTGTAGCACCTAGTGTAACAACTCCAGTAGTAGCCCCTGCCACGGTTACAGCGGGCAACTTAGCCGTTAAAGAAGTATACCAACCCAAGCCTGACGAGTATATCATCAGGGCAGTATTTCAGCAAAACCTGGGTTTGGTCATTACCAATCACCAAACTTTGATATATGACACCAGCAATCAAGGGTATGTAATACTTAAACACAGTATTGCTTCAGCACAATTGCCAGCTTATTTGCCACAAGAGGAGCTAGAGTGGTTTGCAGGAGAAAAAAATATTTTGGCTTTATACCAAGGTAAACTATATCATTTGCTCAACGGTGGAGGTTTTCAACTCATTAGCAATTTTAGCCTTTCGGCGAAAGCCAGGTACAAGCTAATCGACAATATATTGGTCGTACTGGATGGTGAACATAAACGTTGGGTGCATTTAGATGATATTACCAAAGATTTTATTCGCATTGAGCAAACACCAGTGTTTGTGCCTGGTTTTGATGTTTTCAATGGCTTGATCCAAAACACGGGTGGGGTACAATATGTATTCTATCATTCAGGGCACAGTATTTCTACTGTAAAATCTGCCCTACCGTTGATTGCCTCTGTTCACATTCAAGGCAATGTAGGTTGGGTAAGTTATGATGAACAATTGGTAGGTGAGGTTACCCGAAAATATGAATACTTTAGTATTGATGGGTTGCAAATGAAAATGAGCGGAGAGTTATTATCAGGGCAGAGGCACTTTGCTTACAAAGCCACTTCGCCTCAGGCAGGCATTGTGTTTGAACCTGACGATGACCAAATGCGGGTAAGACGTAGCCAGGACTTTAAGGTTCTGCAATCGTTTGATTGTAGTATTCTTACTACCGAAAGTAGCCTGATGAGCACTCAGGCAGGAATTATTGCCTATGAAAAAGATTTTTGTTATTTGTTGAACAGTAAATGAAACAACAAGGTATGAGCGTCAAGTTTCAAGTGAAGAGAACTTTTAGGGTAAGTTAATTATTCCTAAATGTTGTAATAACATAGCAGGAGCAAAAAGCTCTAAAAGCATACTTGTCGCTTGTACCTTGTCTCTTATTACTTTATTTACCCACTTTCACTACTTGTTTTTTCAGAGTGTTGAGGTCTATTTTAACTATTTGATGGTTGTTGGTGTCAGACACCCACATAGCATTGCCTACAAACATTACATCATTGGGCTCATTTAGCCCAGCCACAAAAGTTTTTAAGCGTTGGGTCTTAAGGTCAAACGTTTTGATTTTGCCGTTATAAGTGTCGGCAATATAGAGTTTGTTTGCACGAAAAGTAACCCCCACGGCATGTTGCAAACGCGCTTTGTTTGCCTTACCATCTACATCGCCAAACTCAAACAAACCTTTACCCAATGGTGTACTTACTTCTCCCTTTGCCAAGTCAATGGCACGAATGGCACTTGCCTCACTATCTGCCACATACAAAGTATTGCCATTCTTGACTAAACCGCTGGGTTGATTAAACGCCGACTTACGAAAACTGCCATCGGTCAGGGCTTCGCGCCCACTGCCAGCAAAACGTTTGACTAGATTGGTTTGTAAATCCATCGTCAAAATCTGATGGTTTCCAGCGTTGGCAATGTACATTACCTCTCCGTCAATCCATAAGTCCCAAGGGCTGTTAGGATTCACAGCAACACCCCAGCGCTCTTTGCCAAAGTAATAGTCTAACCGACCATCGCCTGCTATAGTTTTTACCTTTTTGCGTTTCAGGTCTACCCGTCTTATTACATTGTTTTTGGTATCTGCCACATACAAAAAATCACCTTTAAGTGCCAACCCGTGGGGTTCATAAAAAGTAGCCTTGTCAAAGTCTCCATCTTTTAAGCCTTGAGTTCCACTGCCGATTTGCAAGAGCACCTTGCCATTTTTATCTATTTTGAGAATACGGTTGTTGCCACTGTCTGAAATATATAACTCACCCTTGTCGCCTTGAATAATTTTGGAAGGAAACCGCAAAAAGGTGTGCTTGGTTTTGTTGCCTTGTTGGTCTTTCTCAAGCATAAACTTGAGCGGCGTGCGGTTGATCTTGTCGCCTCGTTCTTTGACCATTTTCTGAATGTACAAACGTACCGCATTGTAAAACCCCTCCCCGGCGGCATTGCCCACTACTCTTCCCTCAGGGTCGATGAGTACTACAGTAGGCCAAGCATTTACCCCATAGCTTTGCCATACCTTAAACTTAGCATCATTGACTACAGGGTGTTCAATGCCAAATTTAAGTATTGCTTTTCGGATGTTTTTGTTGGCTCGTTCTGAATAAAACTTTG carries:
- a CDS encoding protein phosphatase 2C domain-containing protein yields the protein MKIYSTVKKGELHPVYCEDFLISTFMGESYYLGAVLDGCSSGEDSHFASALMGKLLKKISKGISQEERLLFESPPPSAEKIATQVLQKLFWELRDARKQLGLANTEILSTLILLVYDENLKQAYIMSIGDGIIAIDGKITEIDQENMPDYMAYHLNHSFDQWQQKQEHIFKVDQPKDISISTDGIDTFRTHKTDNPADFSPIEFLLLDNTLESTQNMLSRKVNILQKQYGYLPADDLSILRIKF
- a CDS encoding thioredoxin-like domain-containing protein, with protein sequence MNKFLFLISLVTLSFLSCQAQTSSDKTTADYKTKGKYPAPEINTPYGWLNTNKSWQIKDFRGKVVLLDFWTFGCINCQHIIPDLRKLEKEFPNELVVIGVHSAKFYSERANKNIRKAILKFGIEHPVVNDAKFKVWQSYGVNAWPTVVLIDPEGRVVGNAAGEGFYNAVRLYIQKMVKERGDKINRTPLKFMLEKDQQGNKTKHTFLRFPSKIIQGDKGELYISDSGNNRILKIDKNGKVLLQIGSGTQGLKDGDFDKATFYEPHGLALKGDFLYVADTKNNVIRRVDLKRKKVKTIAGDGRLDYYFGKERWGVAVNPNSPWDLWIDGEVMYIANAGNHQILTMDLQTNLVKRFAGSGREALTDGSFRKSAFNQPSGLVKNGNTLYVADSEASAIRAIDLAKGEVSTPLGKGLFEFGDVDGKANKARLQHAVGVTFRANKLYIADTYNGKIKTFDLKTQRLKTFVAGLNEPNDVMFVGNAMWVSDTNNHQIVKIDLNTLKKQVVKVGK